A stretch of the Balearica regulorum gibbericeps isolate bBalReg1 chromosome 25, bBalReg1.pri, whole genome shotgun sequence genome encodes the following:
- the RAB44 gene encoding ras-related protein Rab-44 isoform X5 yields MAERRAATKGRRMGSSRRKQLREGSGKAPAAAPSSGEEPLWASEIMERVQDFLRERGKDQAGFITHSDMQRLQEENFPCSMEELELVFDGLDAAGTGRLSTKEFTAGLWQFLSSQKAARDHRQLKTTSRRVRLVLPSPVLEGVDSEEQRHFAAFMDQLGMDNVYEEQEIWQLWVKLRQDEPQLLGNLEDFLAKMRHRIHEAKSKKEALEVTLNKRVAEHDKEVQQLCEALEQQIQQEQQRLQQESMARTHQHDVELQRALDASEREVQRLVMAQMELEARCRSLCSTQQATSAENQQLEESNRVLEDRLQHLHQQLQQTHRRLRTARAMVAWEHVEESGYGVVAELPSKTPMSPQTSPEKSEKYRSEMRIRLGSQSTEPKAKSIHQVVWEMPPPEISLLGPQPGLSSTEEDPFPEFLKEERFSDQSSLLREMNDAIAALSKQLKPQALGAPPMLAETAHHPRDDAEPQMGPEAAAAHGTTPGVMQETLSSHVGRELFEGDLKEGPATAELHAPDMTQADVRRLGDSGQAAQNELQEQVSAQAVKVRLHTASQQLEEKPPHVMETECVAAGPAEPPKQEVPPASTLHTRVQPDEDAGNDQSGMVLRDSSLGDAAISNMQPQRQILGEQSKDLNVGQQEKKQEVGRKTSQEGKPSSGQPGAVTADGAGAAPRGSPEAFLDPDHLYNVLFVGDSHVGKTSFLYRLHADTFNPHLNATVGLDYQVKNIVVDNKHFALRLWDSAGQERYHSITKQFFRKADGVVLMYDITSEYSFSDVQYWLSCIQEGAEDGVAILLLGNKTDCAAERRVPTEEGERLAKAHQLMFYECSAASGHNVSEAMVSLIRLLKVHEDELKNKAAEVPKPLQKKKGCCW; encoded by the exons ATGGCCGAGCGCCGGGCGGCCACCAAGGGCCGGCGCATGGGCTCCAGCCGGCGCAAGCAGCTGCGTGAGGGCTCTGGCAAGGCAccggctgcagcccccagctccGGCGAGGAGCCGCTGTGGGCATCTGAAATAATGGAGAGGGTGCAGGACTTCCTCAGGGAGCGGGGCAAGGACCAGGCGGGTTTTATCACCCACTCGGACATGCAG AGATTGCAGGAGGAGAATTTCCCGTGCAGcatggaggagctggagctcGTCTTTGATGGGCTGGATGCCGCTGGCACTGGGCGGTTAAGCACCAAGGAATTCACTGCTGGGCTCT GGCAGTTCCTGAGCTCCCAAAAAGCTGCCAGGGATCACCGCCAGTTGAAAACAACGTCCCGGAGAGTCCGCTTGGTCCTCCCCAGCCCAGTGTTGGAGGGGGTGGACAGCGAGGAGCAGAGACACTTTGCTGCCTTTATGGACCAGCTGGGCATGGACAACGTCTATGAAGA ACAGGAGATCTGGCAGCTCTGGGTGAAGCTCCGGCAGGACGAACCTCAGCTCCTGGGCAACCTGGAGGACTTTCTGGCCAAGATGAGGCACCGCATCCACGAGGCCAAGAGCAAGAAGGAGGCTTTGGAGGTGACCCTGAACAA GCGTGTGGCTGAGCATGACAAGGAGGTGCAGCAGCTCTGCGAGGCCCTGGAGCAGCAGattcagcaggagcagcagcggctgcagcaggag AGCATGGCCCGGACCCACCAGCACGACGTGGAGCTGCAGCGAGCACTGGATGCCAGCGAAAGGGAGGTGCAGCGCTTAGTCATGGCACAGATGGAG CTGGAGGCACGGTGCCGCAGCCTGTGCAGCACACAGCAAGCCACCAGCgctgaaaaccagcagctggaggagagcaaCCGGGTGTTGGAGGACCGCCTGCAGCATCTTcatcagcagctccagcagaccCACAGGCGCCTGCGGACAGCGAGGGCCATGGTGGCTTGGGAGCATGTGGAGGAGTCTGG GTACGGAGtggtggcagagctgcccagcaAGACGCCAATGTCCCCACAG ACAAGTCCAGAGAAGAGCGAGAAGTACCGGTCCGAGATGCGGATCAGGCTGGGGTCCCAGAGCACCGAGCCCAAAGCCAAGAGCATCCACCAAGT GGTTTGGGAAATGCCACCACCAGAAATAAGCCTTTTGGGACCCCAGCCAGGACTGAGCTCCACGGAAGAGGACCCCTTCCCAGAATTTCTGAAAGAGGAACGCTTTTCTGACCAAAGCTCTTTGCTAAGAGAGATGAATGATGCAATAGCAGCTCTGAGCAAACAGCTGAAGCCACAGGCACTGGGTGCACCTCCCATGCTGGCAGAAACTGCCCATCACCCCCGGGATGATGCTGAGCCCCAAATGGGgccagaagcagctgcagcccatggcacAACCCCTGGGGTCATGCAAGAGACCCTGTCCAGCCATGTCGGTCGTGAGCTGTTCGAAGGAGACCTGAAAGAGGGACCAGCCACAGCTGAACTTCACGCTCCAGACATGACACAGGCTG ATGTGCGGCGGCTAGGCGATTCGGGACAGGCAGCCCAAAATGAGCTTCAGGAGCAGGTCTCAGCACAGGCAGTTAAGGTGAGGCTTcacactgcttcccagcagctaGAGGAGAAGCCACCGCATGTTATGGAAACGGAGTGTGTAGCTGCTGGACCTGCTGAGCCTCCAAAGCAAGAGGTGCCGCCAGCATCAACCCTTCACACAAGGGTCCAACCGGATGAAGATGCTGGCAACGATCAGTCGGGGATGGTCCTCAGAGACAGCTCACTGGGGGATGCAGCCATCAGCAACATGCAGCCTCAAAGGCAGATCTTGGGAGAACAGAGCAAAGACCTCAATGTTGGTCAACAGGAGAAGAAGCAAGAGGTTGGGCGTAAAACAAGCCAGGAAGGCAAGCCCAGCTCAGGACAGCCAGGGGCCGTGACTGCAgatggggcaggagctgccccaaGGGGTTCTCCTGAAGCCTTCCTGGACCCAGACCACCTCTACAACGTGCTGTTTGTTGGGGACTCGCACGTGGGCAAAACATCATTCCTGTACCGGCTGCATGCCGACACCTTCAACCCACACCTCAACGCCACAGTAG GACTGGATTATCAGGTCAAAAACATCGTCGTGGACAACAAGCACTTTGCTCTCCGCCTGTGGGACTCAGCTGGTCAAGAAAG GTACCACAGCATCACCAAGCAGTTCTTCCGGAAGGCAGACGGGGTCGTGCTGATGTACGATATCACGTCGGAGTACTCCTTCTCAGATGTGCAGTACTGGCTGAGCTGCATCCAG GAAGGAGCAGAAGATGGAGTCGCTATTCTGCTTCTCGGGAACAAAACCGACTGCGCTGCAGAGAGACGAGTCCCTACGGAGGAGGGGGAACGCTTGGCCAAG GCGCATCAGCTCATGTTTTACGAATGTAGCGCTGCCTCGGGCCACAACGTCTCTGAGGCCATGGTCAGCTTAATCAG gttgctcaaagttcatgaagatgaattaaaaaataaggcGGCAGAGGTACCAAAGCCACTCCAGAAGAAaaagggctgctgctggtga
- the RAB44 gene encoding ras-related protein Rab-44 isoform X1 — MAERRAATKGRRMGSSRRKQLREGSGKAPAAAPSSGEEPLWASEIMERVQDFLRERGKDQAGFITHSDMQRLQEENFPCSMEELELVFDGLDAAGTGRLSTKEFTAGLSGQFLSSQKAARDHRQLKTTSRRVRLVLPSPVLEGVDSEEQRHFAAFMDQLGMDNVYEEQEIWQLWVKLRQDEPQLLGNLEDFLAKMRHRIHEAKSKKEALEVTLNKRVAEHDKEVQQLCEALEQQIQQEQQRLQQESMARTHQHDVELQRALDASEREVQRLVMAQMELEARCRSLCSTQQATSAENQQLEESNRVLEDRLQHLHQQLQQTHRRLRTARAMVAWEHVEESGYGVVAELPSKTPMSPQTSPEKSEKYRSEMRIRLGSQSTEPKAKSIHQVVWEMPPPEISLLGPQPGLSSTEEDPFPEFLKEERFSDQSSLLREMNDAIAALSKQLKPQALGAPPMLAETAHHPRDDAEPQMGPEAAAAHGTTPGVMQETLSSHVGRELFEGDLKEGPATAELHAPDMTQAGASVGARHRRAREPGAEQGESLEEARRMLFLQGKGTGVKELMLKAAEHSEGALGESMEAGEQALVKVEGEGWMQEKIGWEKAQLLVEAKEVALIQGENPEAGFEPPEAGEAGLAAGWQLATDELGLAVAPEECAQRPGAGLGEEADLPLRLSKKLEIKPGERLEPELPSWGEVRLGAAQGDGVLPKVTVASDPAMLEEEHVSAEVQPWGETLDANVLPAPAQHGGSRGAGAKEGEVEVMQPREAELQLRGESLRGDTAWGGSTAGEVPLPLAMPPADVQEGRVGPDVQPLEAQSSDANVQLLAEVETALQPPSEAGSPGTEQGGSMAPGVQPLEEDDKPELGLGEETGAAPVHGEGTSPAETPVWSPDLGGLFPLKAQALQLVEAEDLQADTLLRGGASPETPQGGGDRAAVCLGEEAEDGAQGLGERELPHDPVLHPHRVIIRQGEGAPEGVQPHEKAESLGTLEDQSTDASMQLLVELEKLKLTPGGSTEAALQPPSEAGSLDTEQGGNVAPDVQPLDQADKPELVELVEAEDSWADTLLRGGASPDTLQGGGDHAAVRLGEEAEDGAQGLGEHELPHKPVTALHGAGVGQGEGAGAGVQLWEEAVTLGTLEDRSTDANVQLLAEAEELKSTSGGSTEAELAPLGAAGMQEGEQSQTPGLEGHTTDMWEGAAGAHVSPLPEAALHPQRAAEGPSLEVMLGAFAGQILEDTQTLAILQGERADAEDGSLDGAQGLEGVQGLKLEAGVKILGDIRSLGIKQGHDDGVSELAPLVSKVTLQINTLKLETMMQEDVLIPDVRRLGDSGQAAQNELQEQVSAQAVKVRLHTASQQLEEKPPHVMETECVAAGPAEPPKQEVPPASTLHTRVQPDEDAGNDQSGMVLRDSSLGDAAISNMQPQRQILGEQSKDLNVGQQEKKQEVGRKTSQEGKPSSGQPGAVTADGAGAAPRGSPEAFLDPDHLYNVLFVGDSHVGKTSFLYRLHADTFNPHLNATVGLDYQVKNIVVDNKHFALRLWDSAGQERYHSITKQFFRKADGVVLMYDITSEYSFSDVQYWLSCIQEGAEDGVAILLLGNKTDCAAERRVPTEEGERLAKAHQLMFYECSAASGHNVSEAMVSLIRLLKVHEDELKNKAAEVPKPLQKKKGCCW; from the exons ATGGCCGAGCGCCGGGCGGCCACCAAGGGCCGGCGCATGGGCTCCAGCCGGCGCAAGCAGCTGCGTGAGGGCTCTGGCAAGGCAccggctgcagcccccagctccGGCGAGGAGCCGCTGTGGGCATCTGAAATAATGGAGAGGGTGCAGGACTTCCTCAGGGAGCGGGGCAAGGACCAGGCGGGTTTTATCACCCACTCGGACATGCAG AGATTGCAGGAGGAGAATTTCCCGTGCAGcatggaggagctggagctcGTCTTTGATGGGCTGGATGCCGCTGGCACTGGGCGGTTAAGCACCAAGGAATTCACTGCTGGGCTCT CAGGGCAGTTCCTGAGCTCCCAAAAAGCTGCCAGGGATCACCGCCAGTTGAAAACAACGTCCCGGAGAGTCCGCTTGGTCCTCCCCAGCCCAGTGTTGGAGGGGGTGGACAGCGAGGAGCAGAGACACTTTGCTGCCTTTATGGACCAGCTGGGCATGGACAACGTCTATGAAGA ACAGGAGATCTGGCAGCTCTGGGTGAAGCTCCGGCAGGACGAACCTCAGCTCCTGGGCAACCTGGAGGACTTTCTGGCCAAGATGAGGCACCGCATCCACGAGGCCAAGAGCAAGAAGGAGGCTTTGGAGGTGACCCTGAACAA GCGTGTGGCTGAGCATGACAAGGAGGTGCAGCAGCTCTGCGAGGCCCTGGAGCAGCAGattcagcaggagcagcagcggctgcagcaggag AGCATGGCCCGGACCCACCAGCACGACGTGGAGCTGCAGCGAGCACTGGATGCCAGCGAAAGGGAGGTGCAGCGCTTAGTCATGGCACAGATGGAG CTGGAGGCACGGTGCCGCAGCCTGTGCAGCACACAGCAAGCCACCAGCgctgaaaaccagcagctggaggagagcaaCCGGGTGTTGGAGGACCGCCTGCAGCATCTTcatcagcagctccagcagaccCACAGGCGCCTGCGGACAGCGAGGGCCATGGTGGCTTGGGAGCATGTGGAGGAGTCTGG GTACGGAGtggtggcagagctgcccagcaAGACGCCAATGTCCCCACAG ACAAGTCCAGAGAAGAGCGAGAAGTACCGGTCCGAGATGCGGATCAGGCTGGGGTCCCAGAGCACCGAGCCCAAAGCCAAGAGCATCCACCAAGT GGTTTGGGAAATGCCACCACCAGAAATAAGCCTTTTGGGACCCCAGCCAGGACTGAGCTCCACGGAAGAGGACCCCTTCCCAGAATTTCTGAAAGAGGAACGCTTTTCTGACCAAAGCTCTTTGCTAAGAGAGATGAATGATGCAATAGCAGCTCTGAGCAAACAGCTGAAGCCACAGGCACTGGGTGCACCTCCCATGCTGGCAGAAACTGCCCATCACCCCCGGGATGATGCTGAGCCCCAAATGGGgccagaagcagctgcagcccatggcacAACCCCTGGGGTCATGCAAGAGACCCTGTCCAGCCATGTCGGTCGTGAGCTGTTCGAAGGAGACCTGAAAGAGGGACCAGCCACAGCTGAACTTCACGCTCCAGACATGACACAGGCTGGTGCGTCCGTGGGAGCCAGGCACCGCAGGGCTCGGGAGCcgggggcagagcagggagagagtCTGGAGGAGGCACGGAGGATGTTATTCCTGCAAGGAAAGGGCACTGGTGTGAAGGAACTGATGCTAAAGGCAGCTGAGCATTCGGAAGGAGCACTAGGAGAGAGCatggaggcaggagagcaggctcTCGTGAAGGTGGAGGGAGAAGGATggatgcaggaaaaaataggTTGGGAAAAGGCACAGCTCCTGGTAGAAGCTAAGGAAGTAGCATTAATCCAGGGAGAAAATCCGGAGGCAGGCTTTGAGCCACCCGAGGCTGGGGAAGCAGGTCTAGCAGCAGGATGGCAGCTTGCCACAGATGAGCTTGGTCTGGCTGTGGCTCCGGAGGAGTGTGCACAGCGCCCgggcgcagggctgggggaagaggctGACCTGCCATTGAGGCTCTCCAAGAAACTTGAAATAAAGCCCGGAGAGCGCCTGGAGCCAGAGCTGCCATCCTGGGGTGAGGTGAGACTGGGAGCAGCCCAGGGGGACGGTGTCCTCCCCAAGGTGACAGTGGCTTCTGACCCGGCGATGCTGGAGGAAGAGCACGTCAGTGCGGAggtgcagccctggggagagACCTTGGATGCCAAcgtgctgccagccccagcccagcatggaggcagcagaggagctggggccaaggaaggggaggtggaggtaatgcagcccagggaagcagagctgcagctgaggGGTGAGTCTCTGAGGGGAGACACAGCGTGGGGAGGGAGCACGGCTGGAGAGGTGCCACTGCCGCTGGCTATGCCGCCCGCCGACGTGCAGGAAGGCAGAGTGGGACCAGATGTGCAACCGCTGGAGGCCCAGAGCAGTGATGCCAATGTGCAGCTGCTTGCAGAGGTGGagacagctctgcagcccccgAGCGAGGCCGGCTCCCCAGGgacagagcagggagggagcatgGCTCCAGGTGTGCAACCACTGGAGGAGGATGATAAACCAGagttggggctgggggaggagacGGGTGCTGCTCCGGTGCATGGGGAGGGTACTTCCCCAGCAGAAACACCTGTGTGGAGCCCAGACCTGGGTGGGCTGTTCCCACTTAAGGCTCAGGCACTGCAACTGGTGGAGGCAGAGGACCTTCAGGCAGACACACTGTTGCGTGGGGGTGCCAGCCCAGAAACcccccagggaggaggggaccGTGCAGCTGTATGTCTTGGGGAAGAGGCTGAGGATGGGGCACAAGGGCTGGGTGAGCGTGAGCTGCCCCACGACCCTGTGCTTCACCCCCACAGAGTGATCatcaggcagggagagggggctCCTGAAGGGGTGCAGCCCCATGAGAAGGCTGAAAGCCTGGGCACGCTGGAGGACCAGAGCACTGATGCGAGTATGCAATTGCTTGTAGAGCTGGAGAAGCTCAAATTGACCCCAGGAGGGAGCacagaggcagctctgcagcccccgAGTGAGGCCGGCTCCCTGGAcacagagcagggagggaaTGTGGCTCCAGATGTGCAACCCCTGGATCAGGCTGATAAACCAGAGTTAGTGGAACTGGTGGAGGCAGAGGACTCCTGGGCAGACACACTGCTGCGTGGGGGTGCCAGCCCAGACACCCtccagggaggaggggaccATGCAGCCGTACGTCTTGGGGAAGAGGCTGAGGATGGGGCACAAGGGCTGGGTGAGCATGAGCTGCCCCACAAGCCTGTGACGGCTCTGCATGGGGCAGGAgttgggcagggagagggggctGGTGCAGGCGTGCAACTATgggaggaggctgtgaccctgggCACGCTGGAGGACCGGAGCACTGATGCCAACGTGCAGCTGCTTGCAGAGGCAGAGGAGCTCAAATCAACCTCGGGAGGGAGCACAGAGGCAGAGTTGGCACCCCTGGGTGCAGCTGGGATGCAGgaaggggagcagagccagACTCCTGGTTTGGAGGGTCACACCACAGACATgtgggagggggctgctggTGCACACGTGTCCCCTCTGCCTGAGGCTGCTTTACATCCTCAGCGTGCCGCTGAGGGTCCCAGTCTGGAAGTGATGCTGGGAGCATTCGCTGGTCAGATCCTGGAGGATACCCAGACACTGGCAATACTGCAGGGAGAGAGGGCTGATGCAGAAGATGGATCTTTGGATGGAGCTCAAGGTCTGGAAGGGGTGCAGGGATTGAAGCTGGAGGCAGGGGTGAAGATTTTAGGTGACATTCGGAGTCTAGGGATAAAGCAGGGCCATGATGATGGTGTGTCTGAGCTGGCCCCCCTGGTCTCCAAGGTGACATTACAAATCAACACGCTAAAGCTGGAAACGATGATGCAGGAGGATGTTCTCATTCCAGATGTGCGGCGGCTAGGCGATTCGGGACAGGCAGCCCAAAATGAGCTTCAGGAGCAGGTCTCAGCACAGGCAGTTAAGGTGAGGCTTcacactgcttcccagcagctaGAGGAGAAGCCACCGCATGTTATGGAAACGGAGTGTGTAGCTGCTGGACCTGCTGAGCCTCCAAAGCAAGAGGTGCCGCCAGCATCAACCCTTCACACAAGGGTCCAACCGGATGAAGATGCTGGCAACGATCAGTCGGGGATGGTCCTCAGAGACAGCTCACTGGGGGATGCAGCCATCAGCAACATGCAGCCTCAAAGGCAGATCTTGGGAGAACAGAGCAAAGACCTCAATGTTGGTCAACAGGAGAAGAAGCAAGAGGTTGGGCGTAAAACAAGCCAGGAAGGCAAGCCCAGCTCAGGACAGCCAGGGGCCGTGACTGCAgatggggcaggagctgccccaaGGGGTTCTCCTGAAGCCTTCCTGGACCCAGACCACCTCTACAACGTGCTGTTTGTTGGGGACTCGCACGTGGGCAAAACATCATTCCTGTACCGGCTGCATGCCGACACCTTCAACCCACACCTCAACGCCACAGTAG GACTGGATTATCAGGTCAAAAACATCGTCGTGGACAACAAGCACTTTGCTCTCCGCCTGTGGGACTCAGCTGGTCAAGAAAG GTACCACAGCATCACCAAGCAGTTCTTCCGGAAGGCAGACGGGGTCGTGCTGATGTACGATATCACGTCGGAGTACTCCTTCTCAGATGTGCAGTACTGGCTGAGCTGCATCCAG GAAGGAGCAGAAGATGGAGTCGCTATTCTGCTTCTCGGGAACAAAACCGACTGCGCTGCAGAGAGACGAGTCCCTACGGAGGAGGGGGAACGCTTGGCCAAG GCGCATCAGCTCATGTTTTACGAATGTAGCGCTGCCTCGGGCCACAACGTCTCTGAGGCCATGGTCAGCTTAATCAG gttgctcaaagttcatgaagatgaattaaaaaataaggcGGCAGAGGTACCAAAGCCACTCCAGAAGAAaaagggctgctgctggtga
- the RAB44 gene encoding ras-related protein Rab-44 isoform X4: MAERRAATKGRRMGSSRRKQLREGSGKAPAAAPSSGEEPLWASEIMERVQDFLRERGKDQAGFITHSDMQRLQEENFPCSMEELELVFDGLDAAGTGRLSTKEFTAGLSGQFLSSQKAARDHRQLKTTSRRVRLVLPSPVLEGVDSEEQRHFAAFMDQLGMDNVYEEQEIWQLWVKLRQDEPQLLGNLEDFLAKMRHRIHEAKSKKEALEVTLNKRVAEHDKEVQQLCEALEQQIQQEQQRLQQESMARTHQHDVELQRALDASEREVQRLVMAQMELEARCRSLCSTQQATSAENQQLEESNRVLEDRLQHLHQQLQQTHRRLRTARAMVAWEHVEESGYGVVAELPSKTPMSPQTSPEKSEKYRSEMRIRLGSQSTEPKAKSIHQVVWEMPPPEISLLGPQPGLSSTEEDPFPEFLKEERFSDQSSLLREMNDAIAALSKQLKPQALGAPPMLAETAHHPRDDAEPQMGPEAAAAHGTTPGVMQETLSSHVGRELFEGDLKEGPATAELHAPDMTQADVRRLGDSGQAAQNELQEQVSAQAVKVRLHTASQQLEEKPPHVMETECVAAGPAEPPKQEVPPASTLHTRVQPDEDAGNDQSGMVLRDSSLGDAAISNMQPQRQILGEQSKDLNVGQQEKKQEVGRKTSQEGKPSSGQPGAVTADGAGAAPRGSPEAFLDPDHLYNVLFVGDSHVGKTSFLYRLHADTFNPHLNATVGLDYQVKNIVVDNKHFALRLWDSAGQERYHSITKQFFRKADGVVLMYDITSEYSFSDVQYWLSCIQEGAEDGVAILLLGNKTDCAAERRVPTEEGERLAKAHQLMFYECSAASGHNVSEAMVSLIRLLKVHEDELKNKAAEVPKPLQKKKGCCW, translated from the exons ATGGCCGAGCGCCGGGCGGCCACCAAGGGCCGGCGCATGGGCTCCAGCCGGCGCAAGCAGCTGCGTGAGGGCTCTGGCAAGGCAccggctgcagcccccagctccGGCGAGGAGCCGCTGTGGGCATCTGAAATAATGGAGAGGGTGCAGGACTTCCTCAGGGAGCGGGGCAAGGACCAGGCGGGTTTTATCACCCACTCGGACATGCAG AGATTGCAGGAGGAGAATTTCCCGTGCAGcatggaggagctggagctcGTCTTTGATGGGCTGGATGCCGCTGGCACTGGGCGGTTAAGCACCAAGGAATTCACTGCTGGGCTCT CAGGGCAGTTCCTGAGCTCCCAAAAAGCTGCCAGGGATCACCGCCAGTTGAAAACAACGTCCCGGAGAGTCCGCTTGGTCCTCCCCAGCCCAGTGTTGGAGGGGGTGGACAGCGAGGAGCAGAGACACTTTGCTGCCTTTATGGACCAGCTGGGCATGGACAACGTCTATGAAGA ACAGGAGATCTGGCAGCTCTGGGTGAAGCTCCGGCAGGACGAACCTCAGCTCCTGGGCAACCTGGAGGACTTTCTGGCCAAGATGAGGCACCGCATCCACGAGGCCAAGAGCAAGAAGGAGGCTTTGGAGGTGACCCTGAACAA GCGTGTGGCTGAGCATGACAAGGAGGTGCAGCAGCTCTGCGAGGCCCTGGAGCAGCAGattcagcaggagcagcagcggctgcagcaggag AGCATGGCCCGGACCCACCAGCACGACGTGGAGCTGCAGCGAGCACTGGATGCCAGCGAAAGGGAGGTGCAGCGCTTAGTCATGGCACAGATGGAG CTGGAGGCACGGTGCCGCAGCCTGTGCAGCACACAGCAAGCCACCAGCgctgaaaaccagcagctggaggagagcaaCCGGGTGTTGGAGGACCGCCTGCAGCATCTTcatcagcagctccagcagaccCACAGGCGCCTGCGGACAGCGAGGGCCATGGTGGCTTGGGAGCATGTGGAGGAGTCTGG GTACGGAGtggtggcagagctgcccagcaAGACGCCAATGTCCCCACAG ACAAGTCCAGAGAAGAGCGAGAAGTACCGGTCCGAGATGCGGATCAGGCTGGGGTCCCAGAGCACCGAGCCCAAAGCCAAGAGCATCCACCAAGT GGTTTGGGAAATGCCACCACCAGAAATAAGCCTTTTGGGACCCCAGCCAGGACTGAGCTCCACGGAAGAGGACCCCTTCCCAGAATTTCTGAAAGAGGAACGCTTTTCTGACCAAAGCTCTTTGCTAAGAGAGATGAATGATGCAATAGCAGCTCTGAGCAAACAGCTGAAGCCACAGGCACTGGGTGCACCTCCCATGCTGGCAGAAACTGCCCATCACCCCCGGGATGATGCTGAGCCCCAAATGGGgccagaagcagctgcagcccatggcacAACCCCTGGGGTCATGCAAGAGACCCTGTCCAGCCATGTCGGTCGTGAGCTGTTCGAAGGAGACCTGAAAGAGGGACCAGCCACAGCTGAACTTCACGCTCCAGACATGACACAGGCTG ATGTGCGGCGGCTAGGCGATTCGGGACAGGCAGCCCAAAATGAGCTTCAGGAGCAGGTCTCAGCACAGGCAGTTAAGGTGAGGCTTcacactgcttcccagcagctaGAGGAGAAGCCACCGCATGTTATGGAAACGGAGTGTGTAGCTGCTGGACCTGCTGAGCCTCCAAAGCAAGAGGTGCCGCCAGCATCAACCCTTCACACAAGGGTCCAACCGGATGAAGATGCTGGCAACGATCAGTCGGGGATGGTCCTCAGAGACAGCTCACTGGGGGATGCAGCCATCAGCAACATGCAGCCTCAAAGGCAGATCTTGGGAGAACAGAGCAAAGACCTCAATGTTGGTCAACAGGAGAAGAAGCAAGAGGTTGGGCGTAAAACAAGCCAGGAAGGCAAGCCCAGCTCAGGACAGCCAGGGGCCGTGACTGCAgatggggcaggagctgccccaaGGGGTTCTCCTGAAGCCTTCCTGGACCCAGACCACCTCTACAACGTGCTGTTTGTTGGGGACTCGCACGTGGGCAAAACATCATTCCTGTACCGGCTGCATGCCGACACCTTCAACCCACACCTCAACGCCACAGTAG GACTGGATTATCAGGTCAAAAACATCGTCGTGGACAACAAGCACTTTGCTCTCCGCCTGTGGGACTCAGCTGGTCAAGAAAG GTACCACAGCATCACCAAGCAGTTCTTCCGGAAGGCAGACGGGGTCGTGCTGATGTACGATATCACGTCGGAGTACTCCTTCTCAGATGTGCAGTACTGGCTGAGCTGCATCCAG GAAGGAGCAGAAGATGGAGTCGCTATTCTGCTTCTCGGGAACAAAACCGACTGCGCTGCAGAGAGACGAGTCCCTACGGAGGAGGGGGAACGCTTGGCCAAG GCGCATCAGCTCATGTTTTACGAATGTAGCGCTGCCTCGGGCCACAACGTCTCTGAGGCCATGGTCAGCTTAATCAG gttgctcaaagttcatgaagatgaattaaaaaataaggcGGCAGAGGTACCAAAGCCACTCCAGAAGAAaaagggctgctgctggtga